The following proteins are co-located in the Haliotis asinina isolate JCU_RB_2024 chromosome 13, JCU_Hal_asi_v2, whole genome shotgun sequence genome:
- the LOC137259256 gene encoding uncharacterized protein isoform X1, producing MAVESKMSGTCKRHSIVIVSTLMVWTVLEYLASNYYHQLDTNDFILPAKNQYVDLSEPNESSRCPDVSTGMTKGRWKPRTLTARERVTVDTFLKSVRYRVPKPMQRRDGKCGNVAYINFNYVRALCNPEGVTPCCYGYRCTNKSPDECKCPKCYDFRNEIHAEYSTWEPGDPRCHVKNFTAQETCDLLHGLTIAIIGNSFMRSLYTALVLMLNNYDGKGVFRAGKPGDIPCEGMYAFSGRACAAKLFGRLTLCNGTLNVEVSTIPSASRAKKFHEKFRLFLHKKNTVILVGIGVHDDFNFDKVFNDYIYPVVDMIRKRKASWPKLIWFATHKFGIMKSPMIPKQENSRVVAFNKRMSEALGKYHIPIFDTYNLTSGVMSLDGVHFGIGVNSMKVQMFLNYFLELKSKPHW from the exons ATggctgttgaaag CAAAATGTCGGGAACATGCAAAAGGCATAGCATTGTTATAGTATCAACACTCATGGTCTGGACGGTACTGGAATACCTTGCTTCAAACTACTATCATCAGTTGGACACAAATGACTTCATTTTACCAGCAAAAAACCAATATGTAGACTTGAGCGAGCCAAATGAGAGTTCCCGATGCCCGGATGTAAGTACAGGTATGACGAAAGGAAGATGGAAGCCGCGAACTCTGACTGCACGAGAAAGAGTTACAGTTGACACATTTCTGAAGTCAGTAAGATATCGCGTCCCAAAGCCAATGCAGAGACGCGACGGAAAATGTGGTAATGTTGCCTATATAAACTTCAACTACGTTCGTGCATTGTGTAACCCTGAAGGTGTAACGCCATGTTGCTATGGCTATAGGTGTACAAACAAGAGCCCGGATGAGTGTAAATGTCCGAAGTGTTACGACTTTCGGAACGAGATTCATGCAGAGTATTCAACGTGGGAACCTGGCGATCCCCGATGTCATGTGAAGAACTTCACCGCCCAGGAGACGTGTGATCTTCTACACGGTCTGACAATAGCTATTATTGGGAATTCATTCATGCGCAGCCTGTACACGGCATTGGTGCTAATGTTGAACAACTACGATGGTAAAGGGGTCTTCAGAGCTGGAAAACCAGGAG ATATCCCTTGTGAGGGAATGTACGCATTCTCGGGCAGAGCATGTGCCGCCAAGCTTTTCGGAAGATTGACCCTCTGTAATGGTACGCTGAACGTTGAAGTATCTACAATACCTTCTGCCTCAAGGGCGAAGAAGTTCCATGAGAAGTTTCGtttatttcttcataaaaaGAACACAGTCATTCTAGTTGGCATTGGCGTCCACGATGATTTTAACTTTGACAAAGTGTTTAATGACTATATATATCCCGTTGTAGATATGATCAGAAAGAGGAAAGCTTCATGGCCAAAGCTGATCTGGTTTGCCACTCACAAATTTGGTATCATGAAATCTCCAATGATACCCAAACAAGAAAACAGCCGAGTTGTAGCATTTAACAAACGCATGTCTGAGGCGTTAGGGAAATATCACATACCGATATTTGACACATATAACCTAACGTCCGGTGTGATGAGCTTGGATGGAGTTCATTTTGGAATTGGTGTCAATTCCATGAAGGTCCAGATGTTTTTGAACTACTTTTTGGAATTAAAATCAAAACCACATTGGTGA
- the LOC137259256 gene encoding uncharacterized protein isoform X2, which translates to MSGTCKRHSIVIVSTLMVWTVLEYLASNYYHQLDTNDFILPAKNQYVDLSEPNESSRCPDVSTGMTKGRWKPRTLTARERVTVDTFLKSVRYRVPKPMQRRDGKCGNVAYINFNYVRALCNPEGVTPCCYGYRCTNKSPDECKCPKCYDFRNEIHAEYSTWEPGDPRCHVKNFTAQETCDLLHGLTIAIIGNSFMRSLYTALVLMLNNYDGKGVFRAGKPGDIPCEGMYAFSGRACAAKLFGRLTLCNGTLNVEVSTIPSASRAKKFHEKFRLFLHKKNTVILVGIGVHDDFNFDKVFNDYIYPVVDMIRKRKASWPKLIWFATHKFGIMKSPMIPKQENSRVVAFNKRMSEALGKYHIPIFDTYNLTSGVMSLDGVHFGIGVNSMKVQMFLNYFLELKSKPHW; encoded by the exons ATGTCGGGAACATGCAAAAGGCATAGCATTGTTATAGTATCAACACTCATGGTCTGGACGGTACTGGAATACCTTGCTTCAAACTACTATCATCAGTTGGACACAAATGACTTCATTTTACCAGCAAAAAACCAATATGTAGACTTGAGCGAGCCAAATGAGAGTTCCCGATGCCCGGATGTAAGTACAGGTATGACGAAAGGAAGATGGAAGCCGCGAACTCTGACTGCACGAGAAAGAGTTACAGTTGACACATTTCTGAAGTCAGTAAGATATCGCGTCCCAAAGCCAATGCAGAGACGCGACGGAAAATGTGGTAATGTTGCCTATATAAACTTCAACTACGTTCGTGCATTGTGTAACCCTGAAGGTGTAACGCCATGTTGCTATGGCTATAGGTGTACAAACAAGAGCCCGGATGAGTGTAAATGTCCGAAGTGTTACGACTTTCGGAACGAGATTCATGCAGAGTATTCAACGTGGGAACCTGGCGATCCCCGATGTCATGTGAAGAACTTCACCGCCCAGGAGACGTGTGATCTTCTACACGGTCTGACAATAGCTATTATTGGGAATTCATTCATGCGCAGCCTGTACACGGCATTGGTGCTAATGTTGAACAACTACGATGGTAAAGGGGTCTTCAGAGCTGGAAAACCAGGAG ATATCCCTTGTGAGGGAATGTACGCATTCTCGGGCAGAGCATGTGCCGCCAAGCTTTTCGGAAGATTGACCCTCTGTAATGGTACGCTGAACGTTGAAGTATCTACAATACCTTCTGCCTCAAGGGCGAAGAAGTTCCATGAGAAGTTTCGtttatttcttcataaaaaGAACACAGTCATTCTAGTTGGCATTGGCGTCCACGATGATTTTAACTTTGACAAAGTGTTTAATGACTATATATATCCCGTTGTAGATATGATCAGAAAGAGGAAAGCTTCATGGCCAAAGCTGATCTGGTTTGCCACTCACAAATTTGGTATCATGAAATCTCCAATGATACCCAAACAAGAAAACAGCCGAGTTGTAGCATTTAACAAACGCATGTCTGAGGCGTTAGGGAAATATCACATACCGATATTTGACACATATAACCTAACGTCCGGTGTGATGAGCTTGGATGGAGTTCATTTTGGAATTGGTGTCAATTCCATGAAGGTCCAGATGTTTTTGAACTACTTTTTGGAATTAAAATCAAAACCACATTGGTGA